The Colias croceus chromosome 22, ilColCroc2.1 DNA window TGAATTATAAATTCTTAAACCTATTTGAGTATTAAatttactaatttaaaaaccaaaaactACATAATTTGTGCAAAAACATATGTAGGTACGTTTTTCGTAACAAGAAGTTTTTCAAGTTATAAAACTCGTGACGTCAGATACGGTCAATAGGAAATTACCGTAAATATCTTTGATTAAACATAACTTGCCTAaatcaaatatatatatttgtttaaattaaaaatgttaatataaataaaacaaatatttcatcataatataaatgataacaATGTTTGTTGGCAATAGAGTAtgcaaaatattgttatactgtggcaaatatttgtagttttaccagtattatattatgtgtattattACAATGTATACTATCGAATATCTTGCATATAATTTGTGTTACGtagtaatgataataaaacaagGTTATGGCTTTTTTTAAGCCACTTTAATGCGGATATCTACCtattggttggaattcttccgcgacatGTATGCTTTGAACTTGAAAACAACGcaattttgatgattttttttaatagacggATAAGTTCAAGGGGAATGTGTTTTAGACAACGCAGCTCGCAGGCGAAACCACGAGGGGAATgctagataaatattattaaataagtttataacGCATTCAGAAGAAGAAGAACCTTAAGAAGCCTTTATTCCAAAGTATCGAGCTGATTGTATTGTACCTATAATTCCTTAagaaaaaacgaaataaattcataagaaAAAGATTCAGTTCTACAAAAATGTATCCTGGTTTcaggtaggtactaggtaggtacctatataactATTCAATTTGAGTAATTgttatgcctcctccacactactcgcgaagttgaacgaggttagacgaatagaataatgtagagaggcacttcggcttacttcgtccaactttacctcgcctcggccgacttctgtttgttgtcggtttttgcgcccgagtcaaagggcacgaagttacctgaagttcgttctgaatatgaacgtatgcgttcctcgcgaagttgaacgagtgtgtagtgtagcaccgcggacttcgctcaacttcggccgagtacttcgccgaggaaattcgcgagtagtgtggaggaggcattatactaaattttaatacttcCAAGTTCAATGTGCAAGTAAAACGCGAAAGGATAAAAAAAGCTTTAgcaaagataaaatataaaaagtgacTTACTAGCTTAGATTACTAGGTACACATAGGTACGTAACTAGTACATACCTTAAATCGTAATTATTCGTAAGTTCGTAACTTACGAATCGTAAGTCGTAACTAATGGTTTTAAGTTTTAAGTCTGTACGTGCCAACTGCCAACCAAATTTCATAGGTATATCCTtaacttaaacatttattcacaACCTTATGAATTAGAATTATTTCGCATTCGTAACTTTTCAGTAAGAAATGTGTAACAagtcaaaaaatataaataatcatcCACTttctacaatattattatttcgctAAATACGAATTTATTATAGGCACAGCCAGtgcatttttaaccgacttcaaaaaaggaggaggttcaGAATTCggttagtatatttttttcatcataatattttaacattttcaaatCTAGCAATACAGTTGTGTCTTTTGTCACGTAAAAAATGACATTTGACAGAGACAAATGACAATGACAAACGGCAACTATTTATTGATAGGCGGCTTGCGAAGCGTTTAATAAacgaaaacatttaattttctaatgttttaatgaataaaactcAATTACCATAAATATCTTCCGAAAATGGGTCTACTATCCGACCCTGAATATGGTTCTATGAGGTTTATAAAAGTGTTGAAAAGAATTCATTACCCCCTATGTTTTCTTTTCTACATCGGTGCAATAGTGTGGTTCTTTTTATTAGCAAACCGGGAGTTTAATAATGAAACTTATTTTTCGGAAAATGCCTTACTCCCCGGCTTGGTAACTAACGAGTTTTATGGCGAGCAAGCAGCTAAACAATTTTACAATGAATTCCTATTGGAACTTGAGGTATAGTATGATGATcgatatttacttttatatgaatgtatatttcaagttttatttattaaaaataatcaatttagaGGCTGCTTAACAAgatatataacatattttcttaaacactgtcacagaatacataatagtagctaaacgctaacaCTGTTTTAGTTATGTACCCTATTTTAAATGTGTAGTCAAGTCAAAGAGCAAATATCTTGTATTGTTGACATGTTTTAGtcagaattatttatttatttatttattaaggcTCATTAGCAGCTGTACATCGatgaaattacataataaaaaatacacaaaaaatatagaacaTGATGTACaaccaataaaaaatgagcactGCATgcactaaaaaaaatatgttacaacACATTCAATCAATACATTCCATTCCAAAATAAtcagttaataaattataatcaagtaaaaaatttaagaaataatctGTGATAAACAGGATTCTTTATACCTCTActctgtatttttttgtaatttaattacctaaactaaataattattaaataaatataaaatttcaggACAAATATGAGGATACAGATGAGATGCCAGTACCGTGGTTGGTTGGAAAAATGTCACAGCTACATTTGGAGGTGTATACACACAATTTTACACTCAATTATCCTTTGGGTCAAGGCCAGGTAAGTGATTTAAactgattttataaaaaaaaatatcagtatTCAACTTAAtctattttaagatatttaatactagcttccgcccgcgactccgtctgcgcggatgtcggtcttcgcgtggatggtttatttctccattttgagtaactctgacaatgacatcttataaatatctattggacccaaatacagctaggcctataataatacgcaacttgtgttcgcggttctacagaacaacgtctatggataaaactgaaaaattaagattaatttttttctacgtatttttccaggataaaaagtatcctattttacgcccaggataataaggtataattataccaagtttcattgaaatcgaaccgttagttttcacgtgatgtcttcacatacagacagacagacagacaaaatttttttattcacatatttgggtttgatatcgatccagtaacaccccctgcaattattttttcaatattttcaatgacccttctacagatttattacatgtatagatagatatacggaatttagtataacataccatttttaattaaaataagaataattcacTTAATACGAAATACTGTGTACTCCAACAATTACAGGTATTCAAAGGCACAAACGTATACGGTATCCTACGCGCGGCGCGCACCTCCTCCCTAGAGGCATTGGTTCTGACCGCTCCATACAGACCATTGTCTTCACACCAGAAGGGAACGGCTGCTGGGATCGCTCTGATGTTGGCGTTCGCTCAGTTCGCTAGACGTTAGTATGTTTGTAGTGGGATTGTTTGATGAAATAGTTTTCTTACTGATGAAAAAGATTTGAGGAAGGTTAGACATGGTGTCTATATCTGTATTTAGAAGTTTCGTTTTGTTCACAATTTTAGTggaaaaagtttatttaccCTAATTTCAATGTCTTTTCTAATAagttacttttaatttaacttattaATTCACAGGTATGCACTCTCTTAAACttgttatttatagttttcactagcttaccgcccgctttctctaaaacaatttgagatttaaactatcctatctctcaagttggatcgaactgcacatggtgtgcgaattttattataatcggttaagtggtttaggagtccatttaggacaaatattgtgacacgagatttatatatattaagactagcttaccgcccgcggcttcgcccgctttctctaaaacaatttgagatttaaactatcctatctctcaagttggatcgaactgcacacggtgtgcgaattttattataatcggttaagtggtttaggagtccatttaggacaaatattgtgacacgagatttatatatattaagattagttgaaatagaaatatatagttaatagttaatacttacattttatacatttatgcATGTTTTAGGAAGCAAATAGGCCTAGGCCTTTTAATCCAACTATACACATTTTTTACAGCGAAAAAATACTGGGCCAAAGACATAATATTCCTAGTCACAGAACATGAACAACTCGGCATGCAGGCATGGCTCGAAGCGTACCACGGCCTGCAAAGTGACTCGGGAACCTTCTACACTAATCTAGGCAGTTTCTATGATCCTAGTGCGTCTATATTTAGTACTAAGAAGTCTAGAAGCAAACGTTTTGAGTGGTGGAGCGATCATAGCAAATGTTTGAACCCCGGGACTTTGAAGGGACGCTCTGGGTCTATACAGGCGGCTATTAATTTGGAGTTTCATACGCCGAAGATTAGtgagttaatattattataaactagttttccgcctgcggcttcgcccgcgttttcaaagaaaaacccgcatagttcccgttcctgtgggatttccgggatataacctagcctatgttactcgtggataatgtagctttcgaatggtgaaagaatttttaaaatcggtccagtagtttatgagcctattcgttacaatcaaacaaacaaacaaagttttcctctttataatattagtgtagattaaaatgttttacagTTACTATCACATCAAACTTACAAAGTAGAGACAAACCAAATATTAAAGTCCATTCTGATCataataaagaaatgtttCCTGTCAAGAAAACATCTTTGGTTTTTTAAGTACTCATACAAAAATTTCATcctgtataaattataacattcaGCATCAGTATAACAACTTAAAATGCTTTTATCAttgtaaaataacataataataaaaaatttcattgtgTTTACAGAATATGTTGAAGTAAAAGTGGAAGGTCTGAACGGCCAGCTACCAAATTTGGATTTGGTGAATTTGGTCCACAAATTATGCGTTAAGTCTGGGATTCATCACTCGTATAAAAACAGGTAATTTATCATCATCAACATCATCACATCACGTAACATAACATGACGTCACACAACGTACTTCACATCGTATTACATCATCACCCACACATATTATTACGTCACGTCATCTCACGTAACGGCGGTAATTACATCACGATTCACGTCATGTCACATCACATCGCATCACGTCACATCACACCACGTAACATCACATCACGTCGTATCACATCACGTAACATCACATCGGGTCACATCACATCAGGTCACATCACATCACGTCACATCACATCACGTCATATCACATCACGTAACATCACATCGCGTCATATCACATCACATCAGGTCATATCACATCACGTCACATCACATCACGTCACATCACAtcacttttatattaaattgttgtttatttaattttcagctATGCATGGTTAAGAAATCGTAATATGGACGCGTGGGTGGACGGCATTTGGACAATGCTCGGTATGATGTCCGCTCAAATTGCTGGCGTAAGTTATTTCTAaagctttattatttatttagtttaaaaaaaaactttaaaaatactgTAAGAGCTCTTAATATTATGCACTACCTACTCATACTTTTCCCCTATTTTACGcaaggttgtctggaagaaaagTGATAGTAGTTAATGTGAAAGTTCCTTTTTTGACGTGAAACTTCTTAAGCGtgttaaaagtataatttcaaggtcgcgccatggcaataccgtcacgtcatggaataaggcgacgattttgatatctttgaatcttgccaaagaagtttcacttctgacacgtgtgctgcGCAGCTGCTGATTTTatccatattatatatttctttgATTATTATACGTCTTTCCCATTTccaatctatttatttttttctctctTCAGGTGCCAAACGGTAACCACGGGCTATTCCACCGTTTCGGAATAGAAGCGGTGACCCTAGAGGGTCGGGACACAGACGACCCCTCGGGAACACCCCCAAGAACGGCCCATTTAACCCCCGCTAATTTCTACCGCCTCGGGAACGCACTAGAGAGCATATTCCGTTCCCTGAATAATCTTCTAGAGAGATTCCATCAAAGTTATTTCTTCTATTTACTGGCCGCGACGGATAGATTCATTTCTAttggtaagtaataactagcTAATTGGCCTGACTTTGTCTGCATTATAACAggttaaaatacatatatatcgTCCAAAGAACGACCCATCTAACCCCGGCTAATTTCATTTCTATTGGTGAGTATAGTAATAACTAGCTAGTTGCCCTtgctttgcccgcgtttttactaaatatatctaaaactacataaatattgttttagacACTAAAAACACGCTATCAATGATAGACACATCTAAAAAGTAGAGAATAATTCTTAATCTAGGAATCAAGCAATAACCAAATATATTGTGAAAAAAGCGTGGGGTGCCACGTATAATAAATCAGCTCTTGAAAAACGCCCCACATTTATATCatcatgtataatataaaactgagGCATTTGACCTGGTATatataaaacacataaatCTTTAGCGAAAGAATGGTCTGATCTCGTGAACCTAAACTAACATCATAGAAACTGATTTCAAAGGCGCGTCGTTTTTCATTCGATTAACGTTCAGGTGTTTAAAGGCGACTGTCATTTTTATAGTGTTTATTTAATCgtctttgtaataattatatagtttataAAACTGATATAACACGCTTTCATTGATAGATACAACTAAAAAGTAGAAAATGATTCTTAATCTAGGAATAAAACAATAaccaatacatattatgattttgAAATAAGTGTGGGGCCCTTATCAAGAGCTGATTGTTCACAATTATATACTATCTATTTTGAAATAGTAAATAAGcaaagtatttatattttgttttgccACACATTTCTGAAACTTTGTTGTTAATTTCTGGTTATTTCTAAAACGCCAGGCTTGGATcttataaagtatatttttattttttaggtcaATATATGCCGTCTTTATGCCTGCTTTGTGGGGCATTATTGATCCGGGCATTGTCTCTATGGGTGACAATACAGAAAGATGAAGAACTCgagaaaaagaaagaaaaagataCAGATACGAACGCAAAAGATACAGACGCCGTAAAAGATACAGAAATAGAAAAAGATACAGAAATCGTAAAAGATAGCGACGCGGAAGAGAAACCAGAAGGCTTAAGGAGACGTGTGAAGTTTACGGAGAAAAAAGATACGGAAAAGATAAAAGATAGTGTGGGCAAGAAAGAAAGATTGGAGGAAGTGAGCGTCGTCAGTATTGGCGCGAATTATTTCCTGGTGCATTTGATTGGTTATGGTGTTATGAATTCGCCGATTCTTTTCAGTTATATTGGTaagttattacaatttttttattttatattttatttactagcttaccgcccgcggcttcgcccgccttgtctaaaaccgaataaattatatactaaaaccttcctctttaatcactctatctattaaaaaaaccgcatcaaaatccgttgcgtggttttaaagatttaagcatacaaaggacagagaaagtgactgtTTTATACCATGTAGTggagattaaaaaaataaaattcgtgATTCGAaattattgaaacaataattattaataggtaACTGAAATCTAATCAGGATAATAtaggaatggcgcgaaggatgcgggttcgagtcccgcctcgtgatcgaattttttctattctttataaatttatatttataaagcatttgaatgccataaaaaccaaaaaatataaattcaagaaaaggtcgtgttccatcgttacaatattgtattcactgaaaagtgcttcatattggttgaaatggttgttaaatcatctcaatagatggcgcgcggtgtgtcccttaagacacataaaactgaaaggatagaatgaattcgattgctcaggcgggtcacgagtggctgagttggttaggcatccaccccagaatggcgcgaaggatgcgggttcgagtcccgcctcgtgatcgaattttttctattctttataaatttatatttataaagcatttgaatgccataaaaaccaaaaaatataaattctaatcaggattttaattttaacaccaatttattgttaatttttgaatcgattgttttttttttgcgttTGTTACCTCATAGTCATCGTTTGTTACCTCAACTTTGGACagggtgaaccgattttgatgattctttttttatttgaaagctagTATCATCCGGTTGGTCCCTTTACATTTGTTCAGTTTTGACCACTTGAAGGCGGTTTCGTTTTCTcttaaaaaattttataatgtaaatgtaattccAAAAAAGaatgtttttcttttccaGGCGCGAAATACTTCGACAAACCGTCCGAAGTGTCAGTGTACTACGGTTTGTTATGTATGTCCGTGCTGATAGCGGTAACGGCGCCGCTCTTGCTGAAACTGTTTCGCTCGAGGCCAATCAATAGAGATGAATTGACTATTGTGAGTgtgtgtttgtattttatcgaattaatgagattttttttttcaagttgACTAAACTTATAacttactagctgctccgcgcggtttcacccccgtggctccactcctgtggGGTCGTAGGGGTGagggtgatgatatatagcctactagcttaccgcccgcggcttcgcccactttctctaaaacgatttgagatttaaactatcctatctctcaagttggatcgaactgcacatggtgtgcgaattttattataatcggttaagtggtttaggagtccattgaggacaaacattgtgacacgagatttatatatattaagatagccttcctcgataatggagctatctaacaccgaaagaattattcaaatcagaccagtagttcccgtgattagcgcgttcaaataaacaaacaaactcttcagctttataatattagtaaagataatAAAGTTACTATTAAAGTTGACTATTAACGACTAGATTCACATTCGCGTATTAAACGATAatcaaaaaatgtaataaaacgtTGAAATTAACGTCTTATTCCGTTGCAGTAAAGATCGAAGTCTATTGTATCGCTGATTATAAAACTCTGCCTAAAACACGTGAAGGCAAAATTTTGTGTCGGACAATTTTTAAACGTGATTATGTGTCTAGTAACTACATAGTTGCTTCGTTGACCagttgttaaaaaaatgatttgttctggtttacaaaaaaaaaaaatattgtttttattttccccTCTATATAAACATTCTACGACTTACTAATGTATCGATCGGTTTCAGCGTCTTCTTACACTCCTTTTTCgacaaaaaaactttttttttttaattttttgttattttcgcCTACAGATAAACATCCTCCTGCTAATTGAGATGTCGACCGCGTGTTTGTGTGTCGGCATGCACAATATATCACTTGGTTTGTGCCTGTCAGTACTGTACACCCCCCTCGGGTTGTTGGTGGATGTAGGAGGGGAGGGGAGATGGAGGTTAGTTGGAAacttgatttaatattttttaaccgacttcaaaaaaaaaggtggaggttatcaattcggccggtatgtttttttatgtatgtacaccgattactccaaGGTTTCTGAAcagatttacgtgattcttttttt harbors:
- the LOC123701750 gene encoding glycosylphosphatidylinositol anchor attachment 1 protein, translating into MGLLSDPEYGSMRFIKVLKRIHYPLCFLFYIGAIVWFFLLANREFNNETYFSENALLPGLVTNEFYGEQAAKQFYNEFLLELEDKYEDTDEMPVPWLVGKMSQLHLEVYTHNFTLNYPLGQGQVFKGTNVYGILRAARTSSLEALVLTAPYRPLSSHQKGTAAGIALMLAFAQFARPKKYWAKDIIFLVTEHEQLGMQAWLEAYHGLQSDSGTFYTNLGSFYDPSASIFSTKKSRSKRFEWWSDHSKCLNPGTLKGRSGSIQAAINLEFHTPKIKYVEVKVEGLNGQLPNLDLVNLVHKLCVKSGIHHSYKNSYAWLRNRNMDAWVDGIWTMLGMMSAQIAGVPNGNHGLFHRFGIEAVTLEGRDTDDPSGTPPRTAHLTPANFYRLGNALESIFRSLNNLLERFHQSYFFYLLAATDRFISIGQYMPSLCLLCGALLIRALSLWVTIQKDEELEKKKEKDTDTNAKDTDAVKDTEIEKDTEIVKDSDAEEKPEGLRRRVKFTEKKDTEKIKDSVGKKERLEEVSVVSIGANYFLVHLIGYGVMNSPILFSYIGAKYFDKPSEVSVYYGLLCMSVLIAVTAPLLLKLFRSRPINRDELTIINILLLIEMSTACLCVGMHNISLGLCLSVLYTPLGLLVDVGGEGRWSKFITTLKRLVCLLLQPLIAVTLAMMLYSRVLFPEEGIMGAVGRGRDAAMQGVMFAIVDSLIYGNWLFNVVTAVLLPTWIISWQILCTSVTV